From Glycine soja cultivar W05 chromosome 4, ASM419377v2, whole genome shotgun sequence, the proteins below share one genomic window:
- the LOC114409247 gene encoding protein DETOXIFICATION 27-like isoform X1, whose translation MGSLKGDSGHANGENLTEALLPTRDAQQQHQTDDEEQRFGDKLWLETRKLWLIVGPSIFSRLASFTMNVVTQAFAGHLGDVELAAISIANNVLVGFNFGLLLGMASALETLCGQAFGAKRYHLLGIYMQRSWIVLFMCCFLLLPFYVFATPLLKFLGQPDDVAEWSGVVAVWLIPLHFSFAFQFPMQRFLQCQLKTAVIAWVSLLGLVVNVVTSWLFIYVWDFGLYGAAISLDISWWVLVFGMYAYIAYGGCPLTWNGFSLEAFSGLWEFLTLSSASGVMLCLENWYYKILLLMTGQLENATIAVDALSVCMTINGWEMMIPLAFFAGTGVRVANELGAGNGKAAKFATQVSVAQSTIIGLIFCVLIMIFHEHIAYIFTTSTSVLQAVDNMSLLLAITILLNSVQPVLSGVAVGSGWQAYVAYINIGCYYLIGFPLGIIMGWVFKSGVIGIWGGMIFGGTAIQTLILIIVTIRCDWEKEEEKACFRVSKWSKSNSNGNLEASN comes from the exons ATGGGGAGCTTGAAAGGAGACAGTGGACATGCCAATGGCGAAAATCTTACCGAAGCTCTTTTGCCAACACGAGAtgcacaacaacaacatcaaacaGACGACGAGGAACAAAGATTTGGTGACAAGCTCTGGCTTGAAACCAGGAAGTTATGGCTCATTGTGGGGCCCTCTATATTCAGCCGCCTCGCGTCGTTCACCATGAATGTTGTCACCCAAGCCTTCGCCGGTCACTTGGGTGATGTCGAACTCGCTGCCATTTCTATCGCCAACAACGTTCTTGTTGGCTTCAATTTCGGCCTCCTT TTGGGGATGGCGAGCGCGTTGGAGACACTGTGCGGGCAAGCGTTTGGGGCGAAGAGATACCACTTGTTGGGGATATACATGCAGAGGTCATGGATTGTTCTGTTCATGTGCTGTTTCCTGCTGTTGCCGTTTTATGTTTTTGCAACGCCGCTTCTGAAATTCCTAGGACAGCCAGATGACGTGGCAGAGTGGAGCGGGGTGGTGGCAGTGTGGCTCATTCCCCTGCACTTCAGTTTCGCGTTTCAGTTTCCTATGCAGAGATTCCTACAGTGCCAGCTCAAGACAGCAGTTATTGCTTGGGTTTCTCTGCTGGGTTTGGTGGTTAATGTGGTCACAAGCTGGCTCTTCATTTATGTCTGGGATTTTGGACTTTATGGCGCAGCTATTtctttggacatttcttggtgGGTTTTGGTTTTTGGCATGTATGCTTACATTGCCTATGGTGGCTGCCCTTTGACTTGGAATGGTTTCTCCCTTGAAGCTTTTTCTGGACTCTGGGAATTCCTCACACTCTCTTCCGCTTCTGGGGTCATGTTATG CTTAGAGAACTGGTACTACAAGATATTGCTACTTATGACTGGCCAGTTGGAGAATGCCACTATCGCTGTGGATGCCTTGTCTGTATG TATGACCATCAACGGGTGGGAAATGATGATTCCCCTGGCTTTCTTCGCGGGTACTGG GGTAAGGGTGGCGAACGAGTTAGGCGCAGGAAATGGCAAAGCAGCAAAATTTGCAACGCAAGTATCAGTGGCACAATCAACAATCATTGGGCTTATATTTTGCGTTCTGATAATGATATTCCATGAGCATATAGCATACATATTCACCACCAGCACTTCCGTCCTACAAGCCGTTGACAACATGTCATTACTCTTAGCTATCACCATTCTTCTCAACAGTGTACAACCCGTTTTGTCAG GAGTGGCTGTTGGATCCGGATGGCAAGCATACGTTGCATATATAAATATAGGATGCTACTACCTTATCGGGTTCCCACTCGGAATTATAATGGGATGGGTCTTCAAAAGTGGTGTAATT GGCATTTGGGGGGGCATGATTTTTGGTGGCACAGCAATTCAAACGCTGATACTGATCATAGTAACGATACGATGTGATTGGGAAAAGGAG GAGGAGAAAGCTTGCTTTCGTGTAAGTAAGTGGTCAAAATCTAACTCCAATGGCAATCTGGAAGCCTCCAATTAA
- the LOC114409247 gene encoding protein DETOXIFICATION 27-like isoform X2 has product MGSLKGDSGHANGENLTEALLPTRDAQQQHQTDDEEQRFGDKLWLETRKLWLIVGPSIFSRLASFTMNVVTQAFAGHLGDVELAAISIANNVLVGFNFGLLLGMASALETLCGQAFGAKRYHLLGIYMQRSWIVLFMCCFLLLPFYVFATPLLKFLGQPDDVAEWSGVVAVWLIPLHFSFAFQFPMQRFLQCQLKTAVIAWVSLLGLVVNVVTSWLFIYVWDFGLYGAAISLDISWWVLVFGMYAYIAYGGCPLTWNGFSLEAFSGLWEFLTLSSASGVMLCLENWYYKILLLMTGQLENATIAVDALSVCMTINGWEMMIPLAFFAGTGVRVANELGAGNGKAAKFATQVSVAQSTIIGLIFCVLIMIFHEHIAYIFTTSTSVLQAVDNMSLLLAITILLNSVQPVLSGVAVGSGWQAYVAYINIGCYYLIGFPLGIIMGWVFKSGVIGIWGGMIFGGTAIQTLILIIVTIRCDWEKEEEKACFRVRLWRRIR; this is encoded by the exons ATGGGGAGCTTGAAAGGAGACAGTGGACATGCCAATGGCGAAAATCTTACCGAAGCTCTTTTGCCAACACGAGAtgcacaacaacaacatcaaacaGACGACGAGGAACAAAGATTTGGTGACAAGCTCTGGCTTGAAACCAGGAAGTTATGGCTCATTGTGGGGCCCTCTATATTCAGCCGCCTCGCGTCGTTCACCATGAATGTTGTCACCCAAGCCTTCGCCGGTCACTTGGGTGATGTCGAACTCGCTGCCATTTCTATCGCCAACAACGTTCTTGTTGGCTTCAATTTCGGCCTCCTT TTGGGGATGGCGAGCGCGTTGGAGACACTGTGCGGGCAAGCGTTTGGGGCGAAGAGATACCACTTGTTGGGGATATACATGCAGAGGTCATGGATTGTTCTGTTCATGTGCTGTTTCCTGCTGTTGCCGTTTTATGTTTTTGCAACGCCGCTTCTGAAATTCCTAGGACAGCCAGATGACGTGGCAGAGTGGAGCGGGGTGGTGGCAGTGTGGCTCATTCCCCTGCACTTCAGTTTCGCGTTTCAGTTTCCTATGCAGAGATTCCTACAGTGCCAGCTCAAGACAGCAGTTATTGCTTGGGTTTCTCTGCTGGGTTTGGTGGTTAATGTGGTCACAAGCTGGCTCTTCATTTATGTCTGGGATTTTGGACTTTATGGCGCAGCTATTtctttggacatttcttggtgGGTTTTGGTTTTTGGCATGTATGCTTACATTGCCTATGGTGGCTGCCCTTTGACTTGGAATGGTTTCTCCCTTGAAGCTTTTTCTGGACTCTGGGAATTCCTCACACTCTCTTCCGCTTCTGGGGTCATGTTATG CTTAGAGAACTGGTACTACAAGATATTGCTACTTATGACTGGCCAGTTGGAGAATGCCACTATCGCTGTGGATGCCTTGTCTGTATG TATGACCATCAACGGGTGGGAAATGATGATTCCCCTGGCTTTCTTCGCGGGTACTGG GGTAAGGGTGGCGAACGAGTTAGGCGCAGGAAATGGCAAAGCAGCAAAATTTGCAACGCAAGTATCAGTGGCACAATCAACAATCATTGGGCTTATATTTTGCGTTCTGATAATGATATTCCATGAGCATATAGCATACATATTCACCACCAGCACTTCCGTCCTACAAGCCGTTGACAACATGTCATTACTCTTAGCTATCACCATTCTTCTCAACAGTGTACAACCCGTTTTGTCAG GAGTGGCTGTTGGATCCGGATGGCAAGCATACGTTGCATATATAAATATAGGATGCTACTACCTTATCGGGTTCCCACTCGGAATTATAATGGGATGGGTCTTCAAAAGTGGTGTAATT GGCATTTGGGGGGGCATGATTTTTGGTGGCACAGCAATTCAAACGCTGATACTGATCATAGTAACGATACGATGTGATTGGGAAAAGGAG GAGGAGAAAGCTTGCTTTCGTGTAA GATTGTGGAGACGGATAAGATGA